From the Ancylothrix sp. D3o genome, one window contains:
- a CDS encoding CBS domain-containing protein: MSLNNTPFYSSALEYAIDRHPLIVAAQTPVSDVLTLMSQVRSACPLPDANSGVEEPIAAEIRASCVLVREGPSVAMCCQLDETSAAEIRGIFTERDIVRLTAADIDLKSITVGDVMTRTLITVRQSDAHGIFTALSLFRQHRIRHLPVVDNQGKLLGVVTPETVRKALQPANILTHLRSVKDVMSHSVIHATREKSVLDLAKLMAEHRVSCVVITDVIWEATTSHKKEILKPVGIVTERDIVQFQALDLDLGGMKAEDVMSYPLFCLKLTDSLWYAHQEMQHRHVRRMVVTNADCHLLGIVSQTSLLQALDPNEMYGIIEVLQQAVDERTKELKTANEQLQKEIIERRRAEYALQQAHDDLQKQVEERTAELKAANDMLVQDIAERTRVEMALRQSEGQLRKQAQQLTQALHELQQTQSQLIQAEKMSSLGQLVAGIAHEINNPVNFIYGNLSYAGQYIEDLLTLLETYQKTYPDATPEIHQQSEDIDLNFLVVDLPKLLNSMQIGAERIRQIVVSLRNFSRLDEAEKKKVDLHEGIDSTLLILDHRVKGKGKTSPIKIIKNYGVLPPVECYAGTLNQVFMNILSNAIDALDLNLKDKENGPEKLIMIQTELTQENWVAVRISDNGMGMPTHVQQHLFEPFFTTKPVGKGTGLGLSISYQIVVEKHGGRLHCNSKAGEGTEFIIEIPIKQQKHKTKFL; this comes from the coding sequence ATGTCTTTAAACAACACCCCATTTTATTCTTCGGCTCTTGAGTATGCAATTGACCGGCATCCGCTAATTGTGGCGGCGCAAACGCCGGTTTCTGATGTTTTGACACTGATGAGCCAGGTAAGAAGTGCCTGTCCTCTCCCTGATGCTAATTCTGGGGTAGAGGAACCGATTGCAGCGGAAATTCGGGCCAGTTGTGTATTAGTCAGGGAAGGCCCATCTGTAGCGATGTGCTGTCAGTTAGATGAAACTTCTGCTGCGGAGATCCGAGGGATTTTTACGGAACGGGATATTGTCCGCCTCACAGCGGCAGATATTGATTTAAAAAGCATTACCGTCGGGGATGTAATGACAAGAACCCTGATTACGGTGCGACAATCTGATGCTCATGGAATTTTCACTGCCCTTTCACTTTTTCGTCAGCACCGGATTCGTCATTTGCCGGTGGTTGATAATCAAGGGAAACTATTAGGAGTTGTGACACCGGAAACGGTACGCAAAGCTTTACAACCGGCTAATATTTTAACACATTTACGGTCGGTTAAAGACGTGATGAGCCATTCAGTTATTCACGCTACCAGAGAAAAATCGGTGTTAGATTTGGCGAAATTAATGGCGGAACACCGAGTTAGTTGTGTGGTGATTACGGACGTGATTTGGGAAGCTACTACCTCTCATAAAAAAGAAATTCTTAAGCCGGTGGGGATTGTTACAGAACGCGATATCGTTCAATTCCAAGCCCTTGATTTAGACTTAGGAGGGATGAAAGCTGAAGATGTGATGAGTTATCCTTTATTTTGTTTAAAATTAACCGATTCTTTGTGGTATGCCCATCAAGAAATGCAGCACCGGCACGTTCGTAGAATGGTGGTAACAAATGCCGATTGCCATTTGTTAGGTATTGTTTCGCAAACCAGTTTATTGCAAGCTTTAGATCCCAATGAAATGTATGGAATTATTGAAGTTTTGCAGCAAGCTGTGGATGAACGAACAAAAGAGTTAAAAACTGCTAATGAACAATTACAAAAGGAAATTATAGAACGCCGGCGAGCCGAATATGCCCTACAACAAGCCCATGATGATTTACAAAAACAAGTTGAAGAACGCACGGCGGAATTAAAGGCGGCAAATGATATGTTAGTTCAGGATATTGCTGAACGCACGCGAGTAGAAATGGCTTTGAGACAGTCGGAGGGTCAATTGCGTAAACAAGCGCAACAGCTTACTCAAGCTTTGCACGAGTTGCAGCAAACTCAATCCCAATTGATTCAAGCTGAAAAAATGTCGTCTTTGGGGCAGTTGGTGGCTGGAATTGCTCACGAAATTAATAATCCCGTTAATTTTATTTATGGCAATTTATCTTATGCCGGTCAATATATCGAAGATTTGCTGACGCTGCTAGAAACTTATCAGAAAACTTATCCAGATGCTACGCCTGAAATTCACCAGCAGTCTGAGGATATTGATTTGAATTTTTTGGTGGTGGATTTACCTAAGTTGCTGAATTCTATGCAAATAGGCGCAGAAAGAATTAGGCAAATAGTTGTTTCTTTACGCAATTTTTCCCGTCTGGATGAGGCAGAAAAGAAAAAAGTTGATCTTCACGAAGGAATTGATAGCACTTTGCTGATTTTAGATCATCGGGTGAAGGGTAAAGGCAAAACTTCGCCCATTAAAATCATCAAAAATTATGGAGTATTACCGCCCGTGGAATGTTATGCCGGCACTCTTAATCAAGTGTTTATGAACATTCTTAGCAATGCCATTGATGCTTTAGACTTAAATTTGAAAGATAAGGAAAATGGCCCAGAAAAACTTATTATGATTCAAACTGAACTCACTCAAGAAAACTGGGTGGCTGTGCGAATTTCTGATAATGGAATGGGAA